GTGGGACAAATTAAACGGACAACTCATTTTGCATTattggtattattattattattattatcaaattaaatgttatttaaatatttaaatttaatttttttattaaaattttatattaatatcttatatatttttatgatataacaagacataaatattaaatttaatcgtacaaataacatttttattattataaataataaaacttaAGAATATGATTGGATGGTCAAGTCCAATTCCTTATGTTTCTCTTAATTTTGAGGACTAAATTGAATCATTGTTAAAAGCCCAATAACGTCTAAAATGCCCTAGAATGTGTTGATCAAAGAAGACGGATATATCGCTTTAAATTatgtaagaaaaaaagattagaGACAATTTTGGTGTGTCCCTTGACGAGTCttgtctttaaaaaaatttcattataaGGCCACGCATGATGATGATGCaattgataattatttattaaaatttttacatagTAAGATAACCCTCCATAATTCAATCCTacttcattaaatttttatggcCCTTTAATAAACCTGAAAAATCAATTACatggaaatttaaaaaaatatacaaaactcacaagagagagagagagagagagagagaatgggttaATGGGAGTTTGAATGGAAAGTCATGCGGCAGCTTTGTCTTAATTGATGGATGAGATGTTGCATAGGGAAAGGGAAAGGCAGGGTACATTGAACCTAAAAAGTTAAAAGTAGCCCTTTTGATTGTGGCATGGGCTGAAGGAAGAAAGTAAACTGGCTTCTGCCTTTCTGCATTTAAAGCCTCAAATTGAAACAAGGATTCTAATATTATTAGATTAGATTCTTGAAACTAAATAAGGAGTCATTCTACGTGGCCAACGAATCAATCGAGCGACTGgccaaaaaaaaagattaaaagacaattttatcctcatttattttataaatttgcaaAGCGGGTCACTGTCTCCTTTTCTGCCCatctcccttgccatggccacTACCTCGCCTCTCTGATGCGCCTCACTGCAGTCGTCTCGCCTTGACTTGCCGACAGTTGATGCAGCGATTGTCGGCGAGACGGCGATGACAAAAAGGCAACGAAGAAAAGGCGAGGCAACTGTAGTGAGGCACGGCGAAAAGACGAGGCAACGACCATGGCAAGGGGAGGGAGAGAGCAGGGCGTGGGGGTAAAATTATCCTTTTGTCCCTTTTCGATAAACCTGTGGGTAAGTCTGTCGAgttttctagcatttttcctAATTGAGAGAGAGTCCGAGTTTGAGTCCGAAACTTGCAGTTGAGATAGTGAAAAGTCAAATTTGTccctattttgaattttaaattgaGGGCTTAAAATATGTGGTCGAGGCCCGAGGGAGTCCTTTGGAGGTTTTCACAAGACATCTTGGACTTAAAATCTCCAAGACGTTGGGTCAGCTCGACCCACCCAGGTTGGTATATAAAATGGCAGCAAATCCTACAGTAGTTGCCTTCCCCtgtttctctttccttctcccCTCCGTCTCCTCTTTTTCTTCGGCCAATTGACTGTCGTTTCAGACGTCGACGACCGGAGTTCTCCAATTTAAGGTAAGCACTTAAAaagttttttagaaaaaaaattatttttcagatCTCAGGCGCTAACGACTGGAGTTCTCCAATTTAAGGTAAGCACTTAAAaagttttttagaaaaaaaattatttttcagatCTCAGGCGCCGACGACCGGAGTTCTCCAATTTAAGGTAAACACTTAAAaagttttttagaaaaaaaaaaatatttttcagatcTAGTGATCATCAAATTGAGTTGGTTTTTGGACCGAGATAATTTCAATGGTCGGTTCCGATCATCAGAAACTGCCATAGACGGTGGCCGGCCAATGGCGACAGAAATAGCCAGCATTTTTCCCTGATTCCGCGCCTTACCCAGATCTATACACTTTTGAAGTgtgaaatattataattaacGGGCAAAGTGAGCTATTTTAGAAAAGTTCATACAATAATTTAACAGAAAAAAAAGGGAGGAAAGTATACAGTTAATttactataaattaaaattttcttaaatttaggctttaaaataaagaaaattgcTATTTCGCGGAACAAcagattttttttatctattctCCCATTAATTTCGtccaataaatatttatttactaatttacttatttatttaataaatatttaaaatatattttatgtaggAGTGAGTAAATGTTCagttaaatagaaaagaacTAATTGAATTTGtcgatttggtttgattattttattaaaatggtttgatTCGGTTACTTATTGtaagaaatttgattttctttgtaagaGTAATTGAATTAAATGAACCGATCAAAATACAAAACGTCGTGATTTTGATATTTGCAAAATGTTGTCATTTTGTATCCTGTCGCTTGCAAATGAAGAAGGGAGAGTAGGACCCAAGCTGGAACTCGAGAGAGACTGACACCAAGAGAGAGACTCACAACACAAATCGAATCCTAATTGGAACCCTTATCAGTTTTGTGTTTGTCGTCGTCGATATTCGCCGTCAGCCGTCTTTCCCTTCGCCATCCCCTGCGTCTTCTTTGTTAGACCCATACTAACGACCGACCCGACCCACACCTTTCCTTCACTTCcttgttttttcctttccttgtgTTTGGACGATCGACCCAAATCGACGACTGACTGTCGACAAAGGTTAGGATCGACATTTAGATTAGGATTTTGTAtggtctttcaatttttttgactttcaaTTAGGCTAGTTTCTTAATATATTTCCTTCGTTTGCATTATAGATTTTCCGTTGGTATTTTCTTCATCCTCACACACGAGTTTGTATTTTCTGTATgtatttccttcatttcttcttgttGCAACCCTTTTAACTTTCGAGGTTGGTCTTCCATTGATTAAATGTGCATCTTAAAATTTGAAGTGTTCAAATGATAACTTTTGTTTGTATATCATTGTAGTTCAATTACTTAGCCATGCTGCATAATAGGTACACAGGTTCTGGTCAGAACTGCAAGCATATCAGGATTTGTGGATGATTATATGACCTTTCTTCCTCATTGTAAATggttttgtatttttctctatcaATTTTTGCTATTCCTTTGTTTCTCTTAAGCGTAATCAGTATGTTcggttagtttgattttttccaGTTTTTTGTGTTACTTTGGTTTTTGATTTTCAGTTCAGTTTCTACAATTCACTTTCAGTTCCCGATTCAGTTATTATGGTTTAGATtcgattagttcaatttttagttaattCGGTTATTTCAGGTGACTCGATCGGTTTAGTTCGATTTTATCGCTTGgtttgattatttcaattaataattttcaatcGATTTGATAACCAAAGTGACCGTATACACACCCCTTTTACGTTTAtatcatttataaataatttttttggagttattttaattttaaattttatagttatttctattttaaatgaataaataagatATTTATTAGTCCATTGTGGGAGAGTTGGAGGCTTGTTGGCACTGTGGCGCGGACGGAAAGAATGTCGCCATCGGACAGgtctagggttagggttttggaAAAACCTGAATGGACTTCACCTTTGGGCTGGGCCGATCTTTTATGTCAAATTTAGGCTTTTCTGTTGTTGGGTCAACAGTGAATTTGTACAACTTTTCACGGGAAAGGAaattcctcaatttttcatCCAGGTTCCAATCTCGGAGTCTAGATCTGTCGCCACAGCGACACTCGTTGAGGATGAAATCACTGTGCGAAGATAGTCACTGACCGGGTAAGGTTTTTCCAATAATTTATGGAATAAGAAGAACCCCCCTGTTGATCTCTCCATTAATCAATACCAACTTAGGGCTTCTGTTTGCTTTCTCAATCTCCCTCTTTGCTTGTCGTGCTTCTCTGAATTCTTTGTTACTCAATTATGACTATCTGGGTGATTGTTTTGTTTGGCCTTGCTTCTGACTATCATCAGGCTTGGGTTGCGTGATTCTACAGAAGACACCGGCGTCATATATGGGTGAAACTGATGATAGTATGAAGTCAAAGAGAATTGTTTTTGTGACTGTGGGAACGACTTGTTTCGATGCCCTTGTCAGAGCAGTGGACACTCCACAAGTTAAACGCGAATTTTTTAGGAAAGGGTATACTCATCTTCTCATTCAGATGGGCCGCGGGACCTACATCCCTACCAAGGTGTGTTGAATTTCATTTCTAGGTTTAATTTTTACTTGGATTCGTTGCTTTTATATCCAGTATAATGTTTTAACCATTTTCAGATGTGTATGATGtcttctttcttgttcttctccgtattttgttttctttcctgTGTTCCTGAATCCGTTGAGTTCCGTGAAGTTGAAAGAACATTGCAAGCTGAAACTGAAGAATAATGAGAATCATTTCTGATATTTTCCTAGGGGTGGCAACTTGTACCTCAAAAGGTAAAGAAGtttgaaaaatacaaatataatttacaAACTGACTTGCTACTTTTTTGGCTTTTTGACGAGCAACTCCAAGTTACTTCTAAATTGGTGGATCTTTGATAGTGATTCTGAGATTGCTGCATAATTTGTGAATTGGAAAAGACAAATCCTCTGTTttagagatttatttatttggtttgaAATATAAGCTGAAGAATGCCACAGAAATGGAGAAACAGAACTAGCAAGATCATGTATCTGCGTACTAGATTAACATGGCTCTATGATAGTGGGTTCCATTAAAGTATGTGAGATGACACCAGACTAAAATGGATTAAAGATATTTAATAATGTGATTCTACTAGAGAGATGATGAAATCAAATATGAATGCCAAAATAAAATCCAGTCAAGAGGGAGGAAAAGAGAAACTGGCAGTTACAAAGTACAGAGGCTGGCTCTTTGGTTGTGAAGGGAGGATAGGAAAGAAAGAAACCTGATCTTCCATTGTATTTATTGAAGGTAATACCAGAAATCTTAAAATATGTATTGGTTACCTCACTTCAAACATTTGGTAGACATACAGGGGGCAAGGGTGAATTCAGTTAATAGGTGGCCTGGGCTAACCTCACTTTGAAGCAGTCTTGGTTTATGCATCTTCTTCTATACTCTATTATTGAAGTCCAATACTTGTCTGGCTgtccctttatttatttatttttttatattattattattattattattttattattatttttttttttggggggggggggtattatTTTCTGTCAATATGTTTAAGCAGTTCTGTAATGGCagataatttacttttttacgAGCGGGTGTTAAGTTATTATAGACTTGCAAATGATAATCTTTTCCCATCAGACATTATTTAGGTTCCTGCTGTCATCTTAATTCTTTCTCCGCATCAAATTATTATCTTTGCAGTCTAGTGGGGAGGATGGGTGTGTGGCTGTAGACTACTTCCCTTTTTCACCCAGCATTGCCGACAATTTGAAGTCAGCATCTCTTGTTATCAGTCATGCAGGTAAGCGTATGCTcttatattgaataattttaatgatGTGAATATTGTAATTTTCCTTCAGTGCCAGGTTACTGTTTCATATTCTCCCCCCAAAGGAATTCAAGTTTTTTGGTAACATAAATAAAGAACTATTGAGAGCCTAAAAATTGAGCAATAGAACATATATGTGGCCTTGCATCTTCTTTTGGTAACTAAggataaatttgaattaaagagatGCTAATGGGGTGACACCATTCAGGTTTATGCATTTCCTATTATAAAGTTTAGAAGTGTATAATAAAACATGAACATTCACACCAAACAAGGGTCATAAGCATGCATCAGATATGACAATTAAATATCATCGCATAAAAGTGTAAGGATTCTGAATTTTGTGTCAACCAGGCCACAACCATAAATTTACCAATGTGCAACACCAATAATGACAATTAACTAGTATGAAGAAAGATAATAAAAGTTTAAACAAAGTTGAACAGATGTTTAACATTAATAAAGGAAAagtaattctaaaaaattaaaggaaaaaaagtcATTCAGAGGAAAGGAGGGTTAGCCATTTCTGACATGTCCAGTTTCTACATGCATTAAAGCAGCGTAAGATCATATCCATAATCACAAAGAATTCATGTGTTAAATTTCCAGTCTCTTAAAGCAGCACTGCATATTCCTGATAGTTATAAGTTTTGGCTACATTGATCCTCTTTTGCATTTGTGCTCCGTGTGCAACAAAATTCTCTTGCGAGCAAAACGGCAAAAGATGATCCATCCATCTAGCCAACCTATAACAATTGAGGTATCTGCACTTCTGGAGGTTGCCATATATCTCACTTCTGCATATGGTGTCCTCAACACCCAAATCTGTAGTCATCATGAAACATATGTGTTCCATGAATTATCTACCTAATCTCATTTGATCCTTACATTTTAAAACATACTAAAagtcaaatctctctctctctctctctctctctcttgtcttCTATACATCCAACAATCTTGAAACATTACGAGCATATATAGATAAGTTTAAAAAGAATCTATATTTGACAAATCCCTGTGAAACCTTCCTATGTGTCTTTGAGGTGGCAAACACAAGAAGCTATAAGGTTTTTTCGAGTTATTTCAGTTTATTATAGGTGGGTTCTTATGATGGAGTTCAATTGCCAGGAATgtagaaataaaaagaaacaatgaGTTAAGCATTCATTGTGCGGATGTATGCTTCTGAATTTGCAAGCAAAACGGAAAAGCATAAAATAATGAACAAGTGAAGTCTGTTGAACTCTGaatcacttttcttttttttttgttttggaatAACTCTTGTGTGTGATTCTTGAATATCTTCAGTTATCcagaatattatattttatattgctCATAAATTTAATCATGTTTAAGGGCGCCTTTTACTCCTTAAGGTGTGAGAAACATGAGGATTGATGAGAGAGGTGCGTGGAGTATCCTTTTTGAGACTGAATTTAAGATTTCTGCAGGTTCAGGGAGCATATTTGAGACGCTGAAGCTGGGTAAGCCTTTAATCGTGGTGGTAAATGAGGATCTGATGGACAATCATCAAAGTGAATTAGCTGAAGAACTAGCAGAGAGGAAGCATTTGTCTTGTGCTCACCCTCAAACACTGTTACACACTATCACGGGTATGAGTTTGGAGGCCCTTGTTCCATACCATCCAGGTGATGCCAGACCAGTTGCTAAACTCATAAACCAGTTTCTCGGCTTTCCAGATGATTGATCTAAGCTCATAATAAACTTACACGTGAAGAGATGCTCGACTCCTGCATTCTCTTTCATATTCAATGAGTTTGGAGAATGTGGTGAAAATTGTGATCTGCTTATATTTTGtttacaatttttgtttttttcttctcaaagAAAGTTGTATCCTTTAGGCTCTTTTCACAAACGTTACGAATAATAAAAGGAATCTCGTATTCATGTAAGAAATTTCTGTTGCAGCCACCCTGTCATCGCAGATGGTGATGTCTTGCTTTTCTTGTACCGTTGGCGACTAGATTGGCAGCCAGTTGGCCGGAGAGGAGGAGAGAAGGCGCTGTCGGACGAGAGGAAGAGAGGGTACAACCCGAGTGGGTCGGGCTGACCCGGCGTCCTGGACTTTTTAGTCCAGGACGTCCTGTAAAAACCTTACAAAGGACTCtttaaactaaattattttaactaggcaaatcaaagaataaaatttacagtttgattaatataaaaatattgtatatattttatttttacagcAAGctcaaaaaaagataaaataaaagaaataattaaataacaaaacaaaGGAAAACATTATAAGCGCTTTGATGGGCTTTATGCTTTTACAATCTAGTCAAAAGATCGCTCTTCAATTagtcaaaatttaagaaaataagcaGGTGGAAGTTTGAAACTATTGTCCTGTGATTTGACTGCTTATACATAGATGCATTAGAATTAATACCCAgtggatttttttaattattttttctttttgttaattaacaAATGAACTGTGACACGTCATAATTCCGGAAATTCAAcagtcaaataaaataaaataaaataaaatgaaaaacttCCAAAAGCCTACATTACTGCTGCACCTGAAGAATTATCAAATCTTCCAGTCAAAAAAACTCCATGTGGTTCCCAGTTGAAGCTATGCCTGTCGGAGAGAAATTAAAGCAATCACAAGTTTGATTCTAATTTAAATACTGATTAGTTAATGAAGAAAGAATATAACTCAAACtcaagacatatatatatataaatattgtggCAATTTCCATATGTTCCACCATATAGAGTCATGTTTGAGCTTTTTTCACCTGTGCAGGAGTTGGTTGAGGAACATCGACTAGGCGCTCGATTGTCTGCAGCTGATCATAAGGGGCGATCTGTAGCGTAAGAAAGAGAGCCATAATGAGAGCAGATGCGGCGTGTGTTCATAAATAACGCGGTTTGATTCCAGTAAAAATGGCAAGTATTATTCCATCGATGAAGCATAAGCAGAAGTGAACGTTTTTTTGGCAGTTTAATTGGTTGGCAGAAATGAAAAGGTAGAAAACCTGGCTAAACCCATCTGGCCATGTTATCGATACGGCATAGTTTCCCATTGGACGAATTTCTTCGGGTTCAATATCTTCTGGAACATCGGTGTATTGAAGTTTCTGCTCTCCGGTCCATTCATCCTGTCAAAACCCAAAAGGAAGAAACAATGCCACAGCTGACTTGAATGGAATAGATTAATAAAGTCAAGTCATGCATTTGGTAGATAGattcaaagaaaggaaaaaagaaactaTCTGAGAGAAAAGACAAGAAAAGAGTAATACGACTTTTGTTTCCATAAAGTAGCATTTTGTTTTGAGTACAATTAGGACTAACACAATTCTCCTAGCCCTGGATCACAATCAGTCGAGTGCTCCCTCTAACTAATCCATTTGATTGACTCTCCCAGATTACACTGTAAAATCGTATTCTTATTTGTTCCAACAAGTTGAACTGAATCTCAGACTTGTCAGAGAAACAATGCGCATATTTTGTACCAGGGAAACAATCACAAGCAAGGTAGAAATGCAGAACTAAATAATGATccataattgaataaaaatagaaaacgaTCCATGTTGAGAGGTAACAAAAATGGTAAGATGCTTCGTTAAAGAATTTTCTGCATACCACACTTTGGGCTGAACGATCATTTCGTCTCACTGTTGCAGGATGCAGAAGGAACTCTTCATCTGAATCAGGCACCTTGACCCTGATTGCCTTAATAGACTTGTCATAGGTGACTGCAGTTGAAACTGGATAAAAGGGAAGATATTGTTTCAGTTACTAAGGCCAAGGCCAATAAGTTTTTCAAGCCTAAATTTTCTACATTTTACATCATTAAGCTACCGAGTCAAACACCAAGCATGGCCTCCAATTATCATTTGATGTTGCCTTGACGCAAGCATTAGGTAATATGGACGAATTCTCGCCCTCCTTAGGTTCTCAACTTGAAATGATACAATTTTTAGATCTGAATATGTTCTTTGCCTGCATGATTCAAAAAAGAACTTCCAAATTTCTCATAGAAATTTCATTATTTAGTTAGGCCCTCCCAAACCCATAGTGGTGGCCCTGATGATGGGAGACTTTTGCACTATggtatcattattattattgttcacGAGCTTAAGAGGCTTATCACTAATTTTGACGTTGAAACATGCACCGTTGGTCATTATCTGGGAAAAAAAAGTTAGCTATAAGTGCTTTGGTCCTTCGCTAATTTAACACATCCCTGGGAGATAAAAGGGATAAAACACACCTTGCTGACGAATCTTGGCACACTGTTGTACAACACAAACTCCAAGGTCTTGGAACGTTTTGGCAATTTCACCTCGAGGATCATCTACCACTTCAGGCATCCCACTATCTCCAGAAGCCGATAGCTGGCACAGTAAAAGAAACCAAATAACAAGTTTAATGCTCTTGCACATGCAGGTAGCTTTCTAAGAATGCATGCTCATTTTATGTCTTAAATTCAACGCAGAGAAAATAAGCTCAAGTGAACATCCCTCTGTTCAAGATTATGAAATTTTATGGGTTAAGCTGCCTTAAACAATTAATATGGGTCTTGGGATGTGAAAACTTGCACCTTCCACAGGCTACAAAGAATAAGCTTTCAGAAAACTAATAGTCAATATCGGAAGGCATTTGGAGTTTTTCAACAAATAAAAGTTGAatataattacaataatacaAGGGAAGAGGCTTATGTACCAAAAAGGAGGCTTATTGAATCAAAATATGCAGAAAGCAGATAAGAACATTTCTGTACTCGCTAAGAAAATTCAATGTAAGTACTCACAGTTGGTCTGATCGGAAGGTCAAACAAATGGGGGATTCCAAACTGCTGAACAACCTGCAGAATAATGGATAAGATGATTAGAGAAGTATAGGAACGCATACATCTTGCTATGTGTCTGTGGGAATGAGCAAATATTTTAAGTGACCCAAAAAAAGTTGCAGATGCGGAATTAGGTGCATGCCTGGGAACCTGAACCTCTACCAAATGGATAATACCGTTTTCCATCAGCGTCAAAATGGCACATATTCTCAACTACAGCAACACATGGAACCTGAAAAACAAATATACAGAGTACAGAGTGCATTTATGAATGGCCAACAGTAAAAGAATGGATTTATACTATCACAAACTACCCTTTCTTTCCGcctacaaagaaaaaagaaatttcagaTGCAAAACCAGTTTGAAATAAGGGTAGGTCTTGAAACATAAGCAGTAGCAGATACCTTAAGCTTTGAAAACATGCGAACTCCTTTTGCAACGTCAATGAATGCAAGCTTCTGTGGTGTGGTGACAATAACAGCAGCAGTTAATGGCACAACCTGCAAGTTGATATTCCAAGTCAAGAAGAATATAAGAAGTTTGCCACACAGCAATCTCTCTAGAAATGTTGTAGAAAATGAGGGTATTATAGCAAGAACCTGGCACAAGGTAAGTTGAATGTCACCAGTTCCAGGGGGCATATCAATCACAAGGTAATCCAGCTCTCCCCTGCATAGGtgaaaataatgcctatcaaatTCACTAAAATGAGTAACAAATTGAAACACACTAACATCTATTTCCAAATAGCAGTGAACTTGCTGATTGATGCATCAATAAACAAACAGTTAGTTTCAGTTTCTCTATAACATCTACTTGTCATATCTTGT
The sequence above is a segment of the Diospyros lotus cultivar Yz01 chromosome 7, ASM1463336v1, whole genome shotgun sequence genome. Coding sequences within it:
- the LOC127806042 gene encoding uncharacterized protein LOC127806042; the encoded protein is MGETDDSMKSKRIVFVTVGTTCFDALVRAVDTPQVKREFFRKGYTHLLIQMGRGTYIPTKSSGEDGCVAVDYFPFSPSIADNLKSASLVISHAGSGSIFETLKLGKPLIVVVNEDLMDNHQSELAEELAERKHLSCAHPQTLLHTITGMSLEALVPYHPGDARPVAKLINQFLGFPDD